A stretch of Paludisphaera borealis DNA encodes these proteins:
- a CDS encoding CRTAC1 family protein → MAWPIGPTALTTWILAAACLVLPAAGCDHAPAVEQPSTRLPQAPFAPNIRDRVDYSIGRQSTFYALADTSSNLSDQPSPFRFVDITESSHVDFVHVSGVDDRKLYPTAFGSGVGMFDYDGDGRLDLYFATCQPLPLGSGPKSSNRLYRNLGGGRFEDVTEASGLGFSGFCHGIIAGDLDNDGDPDVFLCNYGSNALFVNNGDGTFRDVGRASGIDAPNWSSGGAMIDYDGDGDLDVYVANYGDWVYPQDAHRCGNDRVPLFCSPSEIRTVKHILYRNDGGLKFTDVTDQAGLGRVDGHGFGVVAADLNGDGRTDLYVANDLNPNFLYLNQGDGTFEDATEVSGAAFNESGLAQSSMGVDAEDCDGDGLPELFVSNFQNEHIAFYRNLGGAPVSFREASAVAGLAAASKPWVGWGCALADFDNDGWPDAFVANGHIDPNRKDLAPMMTYDEPPLLFRNVPTETGSKAGGRRFELSTRDVGPYLVARHVARGAAFGDIDDDGDVDIVVNHMDGRPAILRNDTPSDGAWVRLTLVGTRSNRDAIGARVEVEAGGQVVTRLRKGGCSMQSTNDPRLLVGLGPAETIKRITIYWPSGIVDILRNVAPRASYMVVESGGDVAPAPERVDGRRRDTSGGADADQKPGE, encoded by the coding sequence ATGGCATGGCCGATCGGTCCGACCGCCTTGACGACGTGGATTCTGGCGGCCGCCTGCCTCGTGCTCCCGGCCGCCGGTTGCGACCACGCGCCGGCCGTCGAGCAGCCGTCGACGCGCCTGCCCCAGGCTCCGTTCGCGCCCAACATTCGCGACCGCGTCGACTACTCGATCGGCCGGCAGTCGACGTTCTACGCCCTGGCCGACACCTCGTCCAACCTGTCCGACCAACCGAGCCCGTTCCGGTTCGTGGACATCACCGAATCGTCGCATGTCGATTTCGTCCACGTCTCGGGAGTCGACGACCGCAAGCTCTATCCCACCGCATTCGGCTCGGGCGTGGGAATGTTCGACTACGACGGCGACGGTCGGCTGGATCTCTATTTCGCGACCTGCCAGCCGCTGCCCTTGGGTTCCGGGCCGAAGTCCTCGAACCGGCTGTACAGGAACCTCGGCGGTGGTCGGTTCGAGGACGTCACTGAGGCGTCGGGCCTGGGCTTCTCCGGCTTCTGCCACGGGATCATCGCCGGCGACCTCGACAACGACGGCGACCCCGACGTATTCCTGTGTAATTATGGGTCGAACGCCCTGTTCGTCAACAACGGCGACGGCACGTTCCGGGACGTCGGCCGAGCTTCGGGGATCGATGCGCCGAACTGGTCGTCGGGCGGGGCGATGATCGACTACGACGGCGACGGCGACCTCGACGTCTACGTGGCGAACTACGGCGACTGGGTCTATCCGCAAGACGCCCACCGCTGTGGCAACGACCGAGTCCCGCTGTTCTGCTCCCCCTCGGAGATCCGCACGGTCAAACACATCCTCTACCGCAACGACGGCGGGCTGAAGTTCACCGACGTGACCGACCAGGCGGGTTTGGGCAGGGTCGACGGCCACGGCTTCGGAGTCGTGGCCGCCGACCTCAACGGCGACGGCCGGACCGACCTCTACGTGGCCAACGACCTGAACCCCAACTTCCTCTACCTCAACCAGGGCGACGGCACGTTCGAGGACGCCACCGAGGTATCGGGCGCCGCCTTCAACGAATCGGGCCTTGCTCAATCGAGCATGGGAGTTGACGCCGAGGACTGCGACGGCGACGGCCTCCCCGAGCTGTTCGTCTCCAACTTCCAGAACGAGCACATCGCCTTCTACCGCAACCTCGGCGGCGCGCCAGTGAGCTTCCGCGAGGCGTCGGCCGTGGCGGGCCTGGCCGCCGCCAGCAAGCCGTGGGTCGGCTGGGGATGCGCCCTGGCCGACTTCGACAACGACGGCTGGCCCGACGCCTTCGTCGCCAACGGCCACATCGACCCGAACCGCAAAGACCTCGCGCCGATGATGACCTATGACGAACCTCCTCTCTTGTTCCGCAACGTCCCGACCGAGACGGGTTCGAAAGCCGGCGGTCGGCGGTTCGAGCTGTCGACCCGCGACGTCGGGCCGTACCTCGTCGCCCGGCACGTCGCTAGGGGCGCTGCTTTCGGCGATATCGACGACGACGGCGACGTCGACATCGTCGTCAACCACATGGACGGCCGTCCGGCGATCCTCCGCAACGACACCCCCAGCGACGGTGCGTGGGTCCGCCTGACCCTGGTCGGAACCCGGAGCAACCGCGACGCGATCGGAGCCCGCGTCGAGGTCGAGGCCGGCGGCCAGGTCGTCACCCGCCTCCGCAAGGGGGGATGCAGCATGCAGTCGACGAACGACCCGCGCCTGCTCGTCGGGCTTGGACCGGCGGAAACCATCAAACGCATCACAATATATTGGCCTTCGGGTATCGTGGATATCCTCCGGAACGTCGCTCCCAGGGCGAGCTACATGGTGGTGGAGTCAGGCGGCGACGTCGCTCCGGCGCCCGAGCGCGTCGACGGCCGCCGCCGCGACACCTCCGGCGGCGCAGACGCAGACCAGAAGCCGGGCGAGTAG
- a CDS encoding DUF1559 domain-containing protein, with protein MPVSSRLDRTMSAWPSLRSVRKGFTLIELLVVIAIIAVLIALLLPAVQSAREAARRIQCTNNLKQIGLGLLNYESSNGSFPPGALAYFLNGNIYSPTFANNQGPSVHARMLNYVEQASLFNALNFSVAIFNEPVGDMMNSTVTLTRLQTFLCPSSPAPSWTIQGGDSVFNGLQAVGNNYFASVGSSLEFAAQQAQGPPNGPFPYVGTKGHVTKLAEISDGTSNTLAFGEWKTGSGVLATYSIQDVVFNGTFPAGTKRNDGTLNMPSPALVASFKPWLEQCGQLWASGGGRKPKSPTLGESWAFGLTGYTMGNVLLPPNSKYPNCNAAASGIENPGVFGLSSFHPGGANVLLFDGSVRFLKDTTSDPTVWALGSIKQGEIVSSDSY; from the coding sequence ATGCCTGTTTCTTCCCGCCTTGATCGGACGATGTCGGCTTGGCCGTCCTTGCGATCTGTTCGCAAGGGGTTCACGCTCATTGAACTGTTGGTGGTCATCGCGATTATCGCCGTCTTGATCGCCCTGCTGCTCCCGGCCGTGCAGTCGGCCAGGGAGGCCGCCCGGCGGATTCAGTGCACCAACAACCTCAAGCAGATCGGCCTGGGGCTGCTGAACTATGAGAGCTCGAATGGTTCGTTCCCTCCGGGGGCATTGGCTTACTTTCTCAACGGCAATATCTACTCTCCGACGTTTGCGAACAACCAAGGCCCGAGCGTCCACGCCCGGATGCTCAACTACGTCGAACAGGCTTCGCTGTTCAACGCCCTGAACTTCAGCGTGGCGATATTCAACGAGCCGGTCGGCGACATGATGAACTCGACCGTCACGCTCACGAGGCTTCAGACGTTCCTCTGCCCGTCGAGTCCCGCGCCGAGCTGGACCATCCAGGGCGGCGACAGCGTGTTCAACGGGTTGCAAGCCGTGGGGAACAACTACTTCGCCTCGGTCGGATCGAGCCTGGAGTTCGCGGCCCAGCAGGCCCAGGGGCCGCCCAACGGTCCGTTCCCTTACGTCGGCACGAAGGGGCACGTCACCAAGCTCGCCGAGATCTCGGATGGAACGAGCAACACGCTCGCGTTCGGCGAGTGGAAGACCGGCAGCGGAGTGCTCGCCACCTACTCGATCCAGGACGTCGTCTTCAACGGCACCTTTCCCGCGGGGACCAAGCGGAACGACGGGACGCTGAACATGCCCAGCCCGGCCCTCGTCGCGAGCTTCAAGCCCTGGCTGGAGCAGTGCGGTCAGTTGTGGGCGTCGGGCGGCGGACGCAAGCCCAAGTCGCCGACGCTTGGTGAGTCGTGGGCCTTCGGGTTGACGGGCTACACGATGGGCAACGTGCTGCTCCCCCCGAATTCGAAGTACCCCAACTGCAACGCGGCCGCCAGCGGCATCGAGAACCCCGGCGTGTTCGGCCTGAGCAGCTTCCATCCCGGCGGTGCCAACGTCCTGCTGTTCGACGGCTCGGTCCGGTTCCTCAAGGACACCACCAGCGATCCCACGGTCTGGGCGCTCGGCTCCATCAAGCAGGGCGAGATCGTCTCCTCCGACAGCTATTGA
- a CDS encoding FG-GAP-like repeat-containing protein, whose product MKAAFGSIALRLLLAGIVLVATCLGAAVALTDPAPATLPGRVWAWMSARPARASAPPQARAARAVDTAPPVFSDVAFDDSGYASAIRFSGPIADPSSLQQVRESVMGRGRRGVAYLEAKLAELKPGDPSAARVRMLLGSIWMYEGEWDEAGRQFARAQTDDPKASPLARANLDALRGVAALRRGEVENCVSCCNEASCIFPLAAAAIHRRVEGSREAIEHFTRYLKLRPDDLGVQWLLNVAYMTLGEYPDAVPRDLLLPLGRFVETTDGLARMPNIASRVGLNAQGSSMAGACLVDDFDGDGRLDVFMPTTDPERGASLLRNKGDGTFEDVSDSAGLAHQVLSLNACHADYDNNADLDVLMLRGGWETPRRMSLLRNKRGVFEDVTLAAGLGEPIASQAAGWADYDNDGLVDLYVAGEFDPGRPDPRNRGRLYHNKGDGGFENVAVAAGVTNDRFGKGVAWGDYDDDGFPDLYVSNLGQPNRLYRNNGDGTFLDVASALRVAEPIDSFACWFWDFDNDGRLDLWVNPNRATLTEVIKDQLGMPTTGERPRLYRNVGGAEGFRDVTAEVGLDRVVLPMGSNFGDLDNDGFLDVYLGTGRPSYSYLMPNLMFRNIGGRRFEDVTAATGTGHLQKGHGVAFADWDRDGDLDLFVEAGGAAPGDRAHNVLFQNPGHGRHWLTVKLIGTKTNRAALGAKIRVDLPSADGAIVSRHRRITAGSSFGGNPLTCTIGLGAAETIKMLEVTWLTSSTRQAFHNTPIDCAVEITEGREGFHILDAGPIGSR is encoded by the coding sequence ATGAAAGCCGCATTCGGATCAATCGCATTGAGGCTCCTCCTGGCCGGGATCGTCCTGGTCGCGACCTGCCTGGGCGCGGCCGTCGCCCTCACCGACCCGGCGCCGGCGACGCTGCCCGGGCGCGTCTGGGCCTGGATGTCCGCTCGCCCGGCCCGAGCATCGGCACCGCCCCAGGCTCGCGCAGCCAGGGCCGTCGACACGGCCCCTCCGGTGTTCTCGGACGTCGCCTTCGACGACAGTGGCTACGCGTCGGCGATCCGGTTCTCCGGCCCGATCGCCGATCCGTCATCGCTCCAGCAGGTCCGCGAGTCGGTGATGGGCCGAGGCCGGCGCGGGGTCGCGTACCTGGAGGCGAAGCTGGCCGAATTGAAGCCCGGCGATCCGTCGGCGGCCAGGGTCCGCATGCTGCTCGGCTCGATCTGGATGTACGAGGGCGAATGGGACGAGGCGGGCCGGCAATTCGCCCGGGCGCAGACCGACGACCCCAAGGCGTCGCCCCTGGCACGAGCGAACCTCGACGCGCTCCGCGGGGTCGCGGCTCTTCGCCGCGGCGAGGTCGAGAACTGCGTCTCCTGCTGCAACGAGGCGAGCTGCATCTTCCCGCTCGCCGCCGCCGCGATCCACCGCCGCGTCGAAGGCTCGCGCGAGGCGATCGAGCATTTCACACGTTACCTGAAGCTGCGCCCCGACGACCTCGGAGTCCAGTGGCTCTTGAACGTCGCCTACATGACGCTGGGCGAATACCCCGACGCCGTCCCCCGCGACCTGCTCTTGCCCCTGGGACGGTTCGTGGAGACGACCGACGGCCTGGCGCGGATGCCCAACATCGCGTCACGGGTGGGCCTCAACGCACAGGGATCGTCGATGGCCGGTGCATGTCTCGTCGACGACTTCGACGGCGACGGCCGGCTCGACGTCTTCATGCCCACGACCGACCCCGAGCGCGGGGCTTCGCTGCTTCGCAACAAGGGGGACGGCACGTTCGAAGACGTCTCCGACTCCGCCGGCCTGGCCCATCAGGTCCTGTCCTTGAACGCCTGCCACGCCGATTACGACAACAACGCCGATCTCGATGTCTTGATGCTTCGGGGCGGGTGGGAGACGCCCCGGCGGATGTCGCTCCTGCGGAACAAGCGGGGCGTGTTCGAAGACGTCACGCTGGCGGCGGGGCTTGGCGAACCTATCGCGTCGCAGGCGGCCGGCTGGGCCGATTACGACAATGACGGCCTGGTCGACCTGTACGTCGCGGGCGAGTTCGACCCTGGCCGACCCGACCCTCGGAATCGAGGCCGGCTCTATCACAACAAGGGCGACGGCGGGTTCGAGAACGTGGCCGTCGCGGCCGGCGTGACCAACGACCGGTTCGGCAAAGGGGTCGCATGGGGCGACTACGACGACGACGGTTTCCCCGACCTCTACGTCTCGAACCTGGGCCAGCCGAACCGGCTGTATCGCAACAACGGCGACGGCACGTTCCTCGACGTGGCCTCGGCTCTGCGGGTCGCCGAGCCGATCGACAGCTTCGCCTGCTGGTTCTGGGACTTCGACAATGACGGCCGCCTCGACCTCTGGGTCAATCCCAACCGCGCGACCCTTACCGAAGTGATCAAGGACCAACTGGGCATGCCGACGACCGGCGAACGCCCGCGCTTGTATCGGAACGTCGGCGGGGCCGAGGGATTCCGCGACGTCACGGCCGAGGTCGGCCTCGACCGCGTCGTCCTGCCGATGGGCTCGAATTTCGGCGACCTCGACAACGACGGCTTCCTCGACGTCTACCTGGGAACCGGCAGGCCATCGTATTCCTATCTCATGCCCAACCTGATGTTTCGCAACATCGGCGGACGGCGGTTTGAAGACGTCACCGCGGCGACAGGGACGGGGCACCTCCAGAAGGGCCACGGCGTGGCCTTCGCCGACTGGGACCGCGACGGCGACCTCGATCTCTTCGTCGAGGCGGGCGGCGCCGCGCCCGGCGATCGAGCCCACAACGTCCTCTTCCAAAACCCCGGCCACGGCCGCCACTGGCTGACCGTCAAGCTGATCGGCACCAAAACCAACCGCGCCGCGCTCGGGGCGAAGATCCGCGTCGACCTGCCGTCCGCCGACGGCGCGATCGTCTCGCGCCACCGCCGCATAACGGCCGGATCGAGCTTCGGCGGCAACCCGCTCACCTGCACCATCGGCCTCGGCGCCGCCGAAACGATCAAGATGCTGGAGGTGACCTGGCTGACCAGCTCGACGCGTCAGGCCTTCCACAACACGCCGATCGACTGCGCCGTCGAGATCACCGAGGGCCGCGAGGGCTTCCACATCCTCGACGCCGGTCCGATCGGCTCTCGTTGA
- a CDS encoding tetratricopeptide repeat protein: MVATRSYFGAAILIVAAMAVAGWSWHARRGEPATAREARAAVAAGRYEDASAALARWAAAAPDEPEALVTEGRILIARGAVVEAREALKKAIARGVPGPGPALLRALIAAKTGRGAEAVPALHREFAEGRGPDRQVDEALAKVYLEAFDLGRATAVLDRWARDFPDDPKPYLWRAEAHARDGGDPGAVLHDYQEALDRDPKLARARLGLADALRQAHRSIEAAAAYDAYLAAEPNDASAHFGAGRSLLDQGDEEAAIRHLTRASELNPGNAEPLKELAEAAQRRGDWPGALALLDRATALDPNDVPVRYSRGVVLARLGRTEEARAEQAAAGRLRDDLKSLNAARSRLVADPHDRDSQLAIARWMFDHAHEDEGARWAGRILDERPGDSEASRLLADYHERRGETGLANFHRLQVTPEAAR; this comes from the coding sequence GTGGTCGCGACCCGGTCATACTTCGGGGCGGCGATTCTGATCGTGGCGGCCATGGCCGTCGCGGGTTGGTCGTGGCATGCGCGGCGAGGGGAGCCTGCGACCGCGCGCGAGGCTCGGGCGGCGGTCGCGGCGGGTCGTTACGAGGACGCTTCGGCCGCGCTCGCGCGATGGGCCGCCGCCGCGCCGGACGAGCCCGAGGCCCTCGTGACTGAGGGCCGGATCTTGATCGCGCGAGGAGCGGTCGTCGAGGCGAGAGAAGCGCTCAAGAAGGCGATCGCGCGGGGCGTTCCGGGTCCGGGACCGGCGTTGCTCCGCGCGCTGATCGCCGCGAAGACCGGCCGCGGCGCCGAGGCCGTCCCCGCACTGCACCGGGAGTTCGCCGAAGGTCGCGGACCCGACCGGCAGGTCGACGAGGCGCTGGCGAAAGTCTACCTGGAGGCTTTCGACCTGGGACGGGCGACGGCGGTACTCGATCGATGGGCGCGGGATTTCCCCGACGATCCCAAGCCGTACCTCTGGCGAGCAGAGGCCCACGCCCGCGACGGCGGCGACCCTGGCGCTGTATTGCACGACTATCAGGAGGCGCTCGACCGCGACCCGAAGCTTGCGCGCGCCCGGCTCGGCCTGGCCGACGCGCTCCGCCAGGCGCACCGTTCGATCGAAGCCGCCGCCGCTTACGACGCCTATCTCGCGGCCGAGCCCAACGACGCCTCGGCCCACTTCGGCGCGGGCCGTAGCCTGTTGGACCAGGGCGACGAGGAGGCCGCGATCCGCCATCTGACCCGGGCGTCGGAACTCAATCCCGGCAACGCCGAACCGCTCAAGGAACTCGCCGAGGCCGCCCAGCGTCGCGGCGACTGGCCCGGCGCCCTGGCCCTCCTCGACCGGGCGACCGCCCTGGACCCCAACGACGTCCCCGTGCGGTACAGCCGAGGCGTCGTCCTGGCTCGCCTGGGAAGGACCGAGGAAGCCCGGGCGGAACAGGCCGCGGCGGGCCGCTTGCGTGACGATCTCAAAAGCCTCAACGCGGCGCGGTCTCGGCTCGTCGCCGACCCTCACGACCGCGACAGCCAACTTGCGATCGCGCGCTGGATGTTCGACCATGCGCACGAGGACGAGGGCGCCCGGTGGGCCGGCCGCATCCTCGATGAGCGGCCGGGCGATTCCGAGGCCAGCCGCCTGCTCGCCGATTATCACGAGCGACGGGGCGAGACGGGCCTTGCCAACTTCCACCGTCTGCAAGTGACGCCGGAGGCCGCACGATGA
- a CDS encoding PSD1 and planctomycete cytochrome C domain-containing protein, with protein sequence MVNRPFRVLAVALLGVVPATADEQRSTSEAGKVEFFEKKIRPLLVDNCYNCHSANSGGKSGLRVDDRNGLVQGGDRGPAVVPGKPEESLLIQTVAHADDAPKMPPKKTLTAEQIADLTQWIKDGAAWPSAAVGIDLTKHDAKYDKLRAEHWAWQPLREATPPAVRDAAWPRDDVDRFILAKLEEKGLKPVGDADKTVLIRRATFDLTGLPPTPEAVSDFVADSSPEAFAKVVDQLIASPAFGERWARHWLDVARYSESTGGSRNVPYPHSWRYRDYVIDAFTHDKPYDQFIREQVAGDLLPASSQEEKDEHAVATGFLAVGQKDVNQRFKVRFIMDNVDEQIDAVSRSFLAVTASCARCHDHKFDPIPTSDYYALAGIFQSTDLCAGVRNKMGGGGLDYYDTAMLVPLGKVVKAEDDPAFAEKVAKATKAFEDARKEFRKIQGTPEGLAIQPNGRPKQFQFRQKMNKAQAELGALTDPATKGKVALGVRDAKQIADTEVRIRGEAEKLGPVVPRGFLSVPAVPDAPKLNPKQSGRLELAQWITSPNNPLTSRVMVNRVWQHLFDQGLVKTVDNFGVNGDVPSHPELLDYLARGFVADGWSVKKLVRKIVLSRAYSLSSEAVPGNMNVDPADRFVWRHAPRRLAGEEIRDATLAADGSLRRTRPEGSAAKDLKVMELPNNGPLARTLADQALASADRSIYLPLLRGLTPTSLEVFDFAEQSMVTGSRDTTTVATQALYFLNDPFVRRHSLTLADRLLARTELDDAARLELAYRLTLGRGPTPAEVERGRRFLAEYETSEADVIASNGEASHGPSDTVVIDDNAVTAGATGGAGAGDDAKGAKGLAAAKPPIDPDQVIPVDEPVKEEVIRASTPRAAAWASFCQALFGSAEFRYIK encoded by the coding sequence ATGGTAAACCGTCCGTTCCGAGTTCTGGCCGTAGCGCTGCTGGGCGTAGTCCCGGCGACGGCTGATGAGCAACGCTCCACTTCCGAAGCCGGCAAGGTGGAGTTTTTTGAGAAGAAGATCCGTCCCCTGCTTGTCGACAATTGCTACAACTGCCACTCGGCGAATTCCGGCGGCAAGAGCGGGCTCCGGGTCGACGATCGCAACGGCCTGGTGCAAGGCGGCGACCGGGGGCCGGCCGTTGTGCCGGGCAAGCCGGAAGAGAGCCTACTCATCCAGACTGTGGCGCACGCGGACGACGCGCCCAAGATGCCGCCCAAGAAGACGCTCACCGCCGAGCAGATCGCCGATCTCACGCAGTGGATCAAGGACGGGGCGGCCTGGCCGTCGGCGGCCGTCGGGATCGATCTCACCAAGCACGACGCGAAGTACGACAAGCTTCGCGCCGAGCACTGGGCCTGGCAGCCGCTGCGTGAGGCGACGCCTCCCGCCGTTCGCGACGCCGCCTGGCCGCGCGACGACGTCGACCGCTTCATCCTCGCCAAGCTCGAAGAGAAGGGGCTCAAGCCGGTGGGCGACGCCGACAAGACGGTGTTGATCCGCCGCGCCACGTTCGACCTGACCGGCCTCCCGCCGACGCCCGAAGCGGTTTCGGACTTCGTCGCGGACAGCTCGCCCGAGGCGTTCGCGAAGGTCGTCGACCAACTCATCGCCTCGCCGGCGTTCGGCGAGCGGTGGGCGAGGCACTGGCTGGACGTCGCCCGCTACAGCGAGTCGACGGGCGGCTCACGCAACGTCCCGTATCCCCACTCGTGGCGGTATCGCGACTACGTGATCGACGCCTTCACGCACGACAAGCCGTACGACCAGTTCATCCGCGAGCAAGTGGCCGGCGACTTGCTTCCCGCCTCGTCGCAGGAAGAGAAGGACGAGCACGCGGTCGCCACGGGCTTCCTGGCTGTTGGTCAGAAGGACGTGAACCAGCGGTTCAAGGTCCGGTTCATCATGGACAACGTCGACGAGCAGATCGACGCCGTGAGCCGGTCGTTCCTTGCCGTCACGGCGAGCTGCGCCCGCTGCCACGACCACAAGTTCGACCCGATTCCCACGAGCGACTACTACGCCCTGGCCGGCATCTTCCAGAGCACCGACCTGTGCGCCGGCGTCCGCAACAAGATGGGGGGCGGCGGGCTCGACTACTACGATACGGCGATGCTCGTCCCGCTCGGCAAGGTGGTCAAGGCCGAAGACGATCCGGCGTTCGCCGAGAAGGTCGCGAAGGCGACCAAGGCCTTCGAGGACGCTCGCAAGGAATTCCGGAAGATTCAAGGCACGCCCGAAGGGCTGGCGATCCAGCCGAACGGCCGCCCGAAGCAGTTCCAGTTCCGCCAGAAGATGAACAAAGCGCAGGCGGAACTCGGGGCTCTGACTGACCCTGCGACCAAGGGCAAGGTCGCGCTCGGCGTCCGCGACGCCAAGCAGATCGCCGACACCGAGGTTCGCATCCGGGGCGAGGCCGAGAAGCTCGGACCGGTCGTGCCGCGCGGGTTCCTCAGCGTTCCGGCCGTTCCCGACGCTCCTAAGCTCAACCCGAAGCAGAGCGGTCGGCTCGAACTGGCGCAGTGGATCACCAGCCCGAACAACCCGCTCACGTCTCGCGTGATGGTCAATCGCGTCTGGCAGCACCTGTTCGATCAGGGGCTGGTCAAGACCGTCGACAACTTCGGCGTCAACGGCGACGTGCCGTCGCATCCCGAACTGCTCGACTACCTGGCCAGGGGCTTCGTCGCCGACGGCTGGTCGGTCAAGAAGCTGGTCAGGAAGATCGTCCTCAGCCGGGCCTACAGCCTCTCGTCCGAAGCCGTGCCGGGGAATATGAACGTCGACCCGGCCGATCGCTTCGTCTGGCGGCACGCCCCTCGGCGGCTGGCCGGCGAGGAGATCCGCGACGCGACGCTCGCCGCCGACGGCTCGCTCCGGCGCACACGTCCCGAGGGCTCGGCGGCGAAGGATTTGAAGGTGATGGAACTGCCGAACAATGGCCCGCTCGCCCGGACGCTGGCTGATCAGGCTCTCGCCAGCGCCGACCGCAGCATCTACCTCCCCCTGCTCCGCGGCCTGACGCCGACCTCGCTGGAGGTCTTCGACTTCGCCGAGCAGAGCATGGTGACGGGCAGCCGCGACACGACGACCGTCGCCACCCAGGCCCTCTACTTCCTGAACGATCCGTTCGTGCGGCGCCATTCGCTGACCCTGGCGGACCGGCTCCTCGCACGCACCGAGCTGGACGACGCGGCCCGCCTCGAACTGGCGTATCGCCTGACCCTCGGACGCGGACCGACGCCTGCCGAAGTCGAACGCGGACGCCGCTTCCTCGCCGAGTATGAGACGAGCGAGGCCGACGTGATCGCTTCCAACGGTGAAGCTTCGCACGGGCCGTCCGACACCGTCGTCATCGACGACAACGCCGTCACTGCCGGAGCGACCGGTGGAGCGGGAGCGGGCGACGACGCCAAGGGGGCGAAAGGCCTCGCCGCGGCCAAGCCGCCGATCGACCCGGATCAGGTCATCCCCGTGGACGAGCCGGTCAAGGAAGAGGTGATTCGCGCCTCCACCCCCCGCGCCGCCGCCTGGGCGAGCTTCTGCCAGGCGCTCTTCGGAAGTGCTGAGTTCCGCTATATCAAGTGA
- a CDS encoding YezD family protein, translated as MVNKPLSTRNIDREGFPIPAGDLDLDQVRAAVRGIRYGEVRVIIQDGQIVQIDRLEKQRLR; from the coding sequence ATGGTGAACAAACCTCTGAGCACGAGAAACATCGACCGCGAAGGGTTTCCCATCCCGGCGGGCGATCTCGATCTCGATCAAGTGCGGGCCGCCGTACGGGGCATCCGCTACGGCGAGGTTCGCGTGATCATTCAGGATGGTCAGATCGTTCAGATCGATCGCCTGGAGAAGCAGCGGCTGCGCTGA
- a CDS encoding DUF1559 domain-containing protein: protein MCHNLPARRRGGFTLIELLVVIAIIAVLIALLLPAVQAAREAARRAQCINNIKQLGLAAHNYVSSNNVYPCQTVQNTSQWAWEPSWAASILPNLEQSPIYNSINFNLPMLEIGFVTSNTFGGRANSTSGLLALATLLCPSESLTHEISFTGTWGQTNYAGNYGGPGMIATCNGTIVPARGDIFVSSPKLGPVTLASVTDGTSNTALFSEHLLGYGTGLDDPTKSAATAGSAFAKRSLFQISSVAPPQDQGLLGLTLAQSLMSGCQSLPNGTPPSSDAAFGSSWLFSQGYVTANTSYTHFMTPNKYSCVGAESGFFGAQGNFSSDGANGGTTAAVTATSNHPGGVNIGFADGSVKFIKDSINLQTWWALGSRNGGEVVSADAY, encoded by the coding sequence ATGTGCCACAATCTCCCTGCGCGCAGACGTGGCGGCTTCACACTGATCGAATTGCTCGTGGTGATCGCGATCATCGCGGTCCTGATCGCGCTTCTACTGCCCGCGGTTCAAGCGGCGCGCGAGGCGGCGAGGCGGGCGCAGTGCATCAACAACATCAAGCAATTGGGCCTGGCCGCGCATAACTATGTGTCGTCGAACAACGTCTATCCATGCCAGACCGTTCAGAATACGAGCCAGTGGGCCTGGGAGCCGTCGTGGGCCGCATCGATCCTGCCGAACCTGGAGCAGTCGCCGATCTACAACTCGATCAACTTCAACCTTCCGATGCTCGAGATCGGCTTCGTGACATCGAACACGTTCGGCGGCCGGGCGAATTCGACGTCGGGGTTGCTGGCCCTGGCGACGTTGCTGTGCCCGTCCGAAAGTTTGACCCACGAGATCTCGTTCACGGGGACGTGGGGACAGACCAACTACGCGGGCAATTACGGCGGACCGGGTATGATCGCGACGTGCAACGGCACGATCGTGCCCGCGCGCGGCGACATCTTTGTGAGCAGTCCGAAGCTGGGGCCGGTCACTCTGGCGTCCGTCACCGACGGCACCAGCAATACGGCCTTGTTCTCCGAGCACCTTCTGGGCTACGGGACCGGGTTGGACGATCCGACGAAGTCGGCGGCCACCGCGGGGTCGGCGTTCGCGAAGCGGTCGCTGTTCCAGATCAGCTCCGTCGCCCCCCCACAGGACCAGGGGCTGCTGGGCCTCACTCTGGCCCAAAGCCTGATGTCCGGGTGTCAGAGCCTTCCGAACGGCACGCCCCCTTCGTCGGACGCTGCCTTCGGCTCATCCTGGCTCTTCAGCCAGGGGTACGTCACGGCGAACACGTCGTATACACACTTCATGACCCCGAACAAGTATTCCTGCGTGGGCGCTGAAAGCGGCTTCTTCGGCGCCCAGGGGAACTTCAGCTCCGACGGGGCGAACGGCGGAACCACTGCGGCCGTCACGGCGACCAGCAACCACCCGGGCGGAGTGAACATCGGCTTCGCCGACGGCTCGGTCAAGTTCATCAAGGACAGCATCAACCTCCAGACATGGTGGGCGCTGGGCAGCCGCAACGGCGGCGAGGTCGTGAGCGCTGACGCCTATTGA